One stretch of Chryseobacterium fluminis DNA includes these proteins:
- the rpmF gene encoding 50S ribosomal protein L32 produces the protein MAHPKRRQSSTRRDKRRTHYKAVVPQLAKDATTGEMHLYHRAHWHEGKLYYRGKVVLEKEVAATEEN, from the coding sequence ATGGCACATCCAAAGAGAAGACAGTCGTCTACAAGAAGAGATAAGAGAAGAACTCACTACAAAGCCGTAGTTCCTCAATTAGCTAAAGATGCAACAACAGGAGAAATGCACCTTTACCACAGAGCTCACTGGCATGAAGGAAAACTTTACTACAGAGGTAAAGTAGTATTAGAAAAAGAAGTAGCTGCTACTGAAGAAAATTAA
- a CDS encoding riboflavin synthase, whose protein sequence is MFTGIIEAVGVIERIEENGSNIDFTLTCPFTDELKIDQSLAHNGCCLTVVKIEEDQYVVTAINETLEKTNLGKWEVGSVVNLERCMKMDGRLDGHIVQGHVDTTGEVVSIENKDGSYFITIQYNANGGFVTVPQGSITVNGISLTVAKSEDSRFSVAIIPYTWEFTNMKHLKSGDKVNLEFDIIGKYIAKLIKRQDGN, encoded by the coding sequence ATGTTCACAGGAATTATTGAAGCAGTCGGAGTTATTGAGAGGATTGAAGAAAATGGAAGTAACATCGATTTTACGCTTACCTGCCCGTTTACGGATGAATTAAAAATAGATCAGAGTCTTGCCCATAACGGATGTTGCCTGACGGTTGTGAAGATTGAAGAGGATCAGTATGTAGTAACAGCAATCAACGAAACCTTAGAAAAAACTAATCTCGGAAAATGGGAAGTGGGAAGCGTTGTTAATCTTGAACGCTGCATGAAAATGGATGGAAGACTGGACGGACATATTGTTCAGGGACATGTGGACACTACAGGAGAAGTGGTAAGCATTGAAAATAAAGACGGGAGCTATTTTATTACCATACAATATAACGCTAACGGTGGTTTTGTAACCGTTCCGCAGGGTTCTATTACCGTAAACGGAATAAGCTTAACGGTTGCTAAAAGTGAGGATTCCCGGTTTTCCGTAGCCATCATTCCGTATACCTGGGAGTTTACGAATATGAAACATTTAAAATCCGGCGATAAAGTTAATTTAGAATTTGATATAATTGGTAAGTATATTGCTAAGTTAATTAAAAGGCAGGATGGCAATTAA
- the pdxA gene encoding 4-hydroxythreonine-4-phosphate dehydrogenase PdxA: MSPKNHKVRVGISIGDFNGIGPEIIMKSLADKTITDFFTTVIFGSGKLFTYQKNIFKLNLNFNYINDASQAHAGKLNMVNLVKDNVTVELGVPTEESTRMAIDSLEAATEALLKGEIDVIVTAPINKDEMVKMGFKHPGHTGYFEEKFNKKGLMFLVTEELKVAVSTHHIPIAQVAENISKEKIKKQIRVLNQTLIEDFNISRPKIAVLGLNPHSGDGGVIGTEEIEIIGPAIKELSDNGILAFGPFPADSFFQPNKYKNFDAVLAMYHDQGLAPFKTLAYEEGVNYTAGLPVIRTSPDHGVAYDIAGKNVADPQSFTEAIFTAINIFRHRTEYNDLMSNRMQPRKMAVDNGIDEDLPDETEG, translated from the coding sequence ATGAGCCCAAAAAACCATAAAGTACGAGTAGGAATTTCAATCGGAGATTTCAACGGCATCGGTCCCGAAATCATTATGAAATCCCTGGCAGACAAAACCATTACGGATTTTTTCACCACGGTAATTTTTGGTTCGGGTAAATTATTTACTTATCAGAAAAATATTTTTAAGCTAAATCTTAATTTCAATTACATAAACGACGCTTCACAGGCACATGCAGGAAAACTGAATATGGTAAATCTTGTCAAAGACAATGTGACTGTAGAATTGGGAGTACCTACTGAAGAATCTACCAGAATGGCTATCGACTCTCTGGAAGCTGCAACAGAAGCTTTGTTGAAAGGGGAGATCGATGTGATCGTAACGGCCCCGATCAATAAAGATGAAATGGTGAAGATGGGCTTTAAGCACCCCGGACACACCGGCTATTTTGAAGAAAAGTTCAATAAAAAAGGATTAATGTTTTTGGTGACGGAAGAACTTAAAGTAGCGGTTTCTACCCATCACATTCCTATTGCACAGGTAGCTGAAAATATTTCTAAAGAGAAAATAAAAAAGCAAATCAGAGTACTAAACCAGACATTGATCGAAGATTTCAATATTTCGAGACCCAAGATTGCTGTTTTAGGATTAAACCCTCACTCAGGAGATGGTGGCGTTATTGGAACTGAGGAGATTGAGATCATAGGACCAGCCATCAAAGAGCTTTCGGACAATGGAATTCTGGCTTTTGGCCCGTTCCCTGCCGATAGTTTTTTTCAGCCGAATAAGTATAAAAATTTTGATGCTGTTTTAGCCATGTATCACGATCAGGGATTAGCGCCTTTTAAAACTTTAGCCTATGAAGAGGGCGTAAATTACACCGCAGGACTTCCTGTCATAAGAACTTCTCCGGATCATGGCGTTGCTTACGATATTGCAGGAAAAAATGTCGCAGATCCGCAAAGTTTTACAGAGGCCATCTTCACTGCTATTAACATATTCAGGCACAGAACCGAATATAATGATTTGATGAGTAACAGAATGCAGCCGAGAAAAATGGCTGTAGATAATGGAATAGATGAAGATCTGCCGGATGAAACTGAAGGCTAA
- a CDS encoding YceD family protein, with translation MDKLRNYDVSFSGLKTGKHEFRYEIDKEFFQLFDTEQEFTNPKITVEVLLDKHSTFLEFEIKVDGTVELVCDITNVNFDHPIENEIGVLVKFGEEYDDSEEDVITIPSNDHAFNIAQLIYENVVLSIPMKKISPDVTDEDLEILEKFGPKETEAEEPKSDPRWDALKNLKNKN, from the coding sequence ATGGACAAGTTAAGAAACTATGACGTAAGCTTTTCCGGACTTAAAACCGGCAAGCACGAGTTCAGGTATGAGATAGATAAAGAGTTCTTTCAATTATTTGACACTGAACAGGAATTTACAAATCCTAAAATTACAGTAGAAGTCTTATTGGATAAGCATTCTACGTTTTTAGAGTTTGAGATCAAAGTAGATGGAACGGTAGAATTGGTTTGTGATATTACAAACGTCAATTTCGATCATCCTATTGAAAATGAGATCGGCGTATTGGTAAAATTTGGTGAGGAATATGACGACAGCGAGGAAGATGTTATTACGATTCCTTCTAATGATCATGCCTTCAATATTGCACAATTGATTTATGAAAATGTGGTTCTTTCAATACCCATGAAAAAGATATCACCTGACGTAACCGATGAAGATCTGGAAATTCTTGAAAAATTCGGTCCCAAAGAAACCGAAGCAGAAGAACCTAAAAGTGACCCACGATGGGATGCACTTAAAAATTTAAAGAATAAAAATTAA
- the accB gene encoding acetyl-CoA carboxylase biotin carboxyl carrier protein, which translates to MDIKDIQNLIKFVSKAEVSEVKYKTKDFEITIKTPLAGSEVTYAQPAVYHTAPQQAAAPAQAPAAAAPVAEKTEAASDDSKYVTIKSPMIGTFYRKPSPDKEVFVNVGDEVAVGKTVCVIEAMKLFNQIESEVSGKIVKILVDDATPVEYDQPLFLVDPS; encoded by the coding sequence ATGGACATTAAAGACATACAAAATCTTATTAAGTTTGTATCTAAAGCAGAGGTTTCTGAAGTGAAGTACAAAACTAAAGATTTCGAAATCACTATTAAAACTCCATTAGCAGGAAGCGAAGTTACCTATGCTCAGCCTGCGGTTTACCATACTGCACCCCAACAGGCAGCTGCTCCGGCACAAGCCCCTGCTGCTGCAGCTCCGGTTGCTGAAAAAACTGAGGCTGCGTCTGATGACAGCAAATATGTAACCATTAAATCTCCAATGATCGGAACTTTCTACAGAAAGCCGTCTCCGGATAAAGAGGTGTTTGTGAATGTTGGTGACGAAGTTGCTGTCGGTAAAACGGTATGTGTTATTGAGGCAATGAAATTATTCAACCAGATTGAATCTGAAGTAAGCGGAAAAATCGTTAAAATTTTAGTGGATGATGCTACTCCGGTAGAATATGATCAGCCTTTATTCTTAGTAGATCCATCTTAA